Proteins found in one Timaviella obliquedivisa GSE-PSE-MK23-08B genomic segment:
- a CDS encoding DUF29 domain-containing protein, with translation MTTHSYDTDFYAWTLEQVDLLQSQQFAQLDLVNLVEEIESLGRKERQALRNRLGILLGHLLKWQFQPQQRINSWIGTIREQRIQIKLLLKDSPSLKSYLEQTFADAYELGVALAIRETLLNEEVFPKTSPYELEQALDSKFLPGAIAQN, from the coding sequence ATGACAACTCATTCGTATGACACAGACTTCTATGCTTGGACGTTAGAACAAGTGGACTTGCTCCAATCTCAGCAGTTTGCCCAATTGGATTTAGTTAATCTAGTGGAGGAAATTGAGTCGTTGGGACGAAAAGAGCGACAAGCATTGCGAAATCGTCTAGGTATTTTGCTAGGACATCTACTCAAATGGCAGTTTCAGCCTCAACAGCGGATTAATAGCTGGATCGGTACAATTCGAGAGCAGCGTATTCAAATTAAATTGTTGCTAAAAGATAGTCCTAGCCTGAAATCTTATCTAGAACAGACTTTTGCGGATGCCTATGAACTCGGCGTAGCCTTAGCGATTCGAGAAACCTTGTTGAATGAAGAAGTTTTTCCAAAAACGTCTCCCTATGAACTGGAACAAGCGTTAGATTCTAAGTTTCTGCCTGGGGCGATCGCACAGAACTAG
- the trpS gene encoding tryptophan--tRNA ligase, with amino-acid sequence MGKPRILSGIQTTGDLHLGNYLGAIRNWVEIHRDYDSFFFMADLHAITVPHDRTQLAANTYEVAAMYLACGIELEHATIFVQSHVPAHAELAWLFNCITPLNWLEDMVQFKEKAIKQSENVSAGLLTYPVLQASDILLYEPDKVPVGEDQKQHLELTRDIAARLNYLFGKEDQPVLKLPEPMIRAAGARVMSLTDGTRKMSKSDPSDLSRINLLDPPDLIQHKIKRCKTDPIRGLVFDDADRPECNNLLNLYMILSNQTKDIVAAECQDMGWGNFKPLLTEATIATLQPIQEKYHAIMADEGYIQSVLKDGREKAGAIANQTLAKVKAALGYSVPL; translated from the coding sequence ATGGGTAAGCCGCGCATTCTTTCTGGAATTCAGACCACGGGCGATCTGCACCTGGGCAATTATTTAGGCGCAATTCGTAACTGGGTCGAAATCCACCGCGATTACGACAGCTTTTTCTTTATGGCAGATCTCCATGCCATCACCGTGCCCCACGATCGCACCCAACTAGCCGCCAACACCTACGAAGTAGCAGCAATGTATCTGGCGTGCGGTATTGAGCTAGAACATGCCACAATTTTTGTGCAATCTCACGTTCCGGCACACGCCGAACTAGCCTGGTTATTTAACTGCATTACGCCGCTGAACTGGCTAGAAGATATGGTGCAGTTTAAAGAAAAAGCCATTAAGCAATCTGAGAATGTTAGTGCAGGATTGCTCACCTATCCAGTGCTACAAGCTTCAGATATTTTGCTGTACGAACCGGATAAAGTCCCTGTTGGAGAAGACCAGAAGCAGCATTTAGAACTCACCCGCGATATTGCCGCCCGCTTAAATTACCTGTTTGGCAAAGAAGATCAGCCAGTGTTGAAACTTCCAGAACCGATGATTCGGGCAGCCGGAGCAAGGGTGATGAGTCTGACTGATGGCACCCGCAAAATGTCGAAGTCTGACCCTTCAGACCTGAGCCGCATTAATCTTCTCGATCCACCCGACCTGATTCAGCACAAAATTAAGCGCTGTAAAACTGACCCGATTCGAGGCTTGGTGTTTGACGATGCCGATCGCCCAGAATGCAATAACTTGTTGAATTTGTACATGATTTTGTCGAACCAAACCAAAGACATAGTTGCTGCCGAATGTCAGGATATGGGCTGGGGAAACTTTAAGCCGCTGCTGACCGAGGCAACGATCGCCACCCTTCAACCGATCCAGGAAAAGTACCATGCCATCATGGCGGACGAGGGCTATATTCAGTCGGTGCTAAAGGACGGACGAGAAAAAGCAGGGGCGATCGCCAATCAAACCCTGGCTAAAGTGAAGGCGGCTTTGGGATATTCAGTGCCGCTGTAA
- a CDS encoding Uma2 family endonuclease, translating into MVTLQLRQIDVPPGHRVLFKDVSWQEFEEILEELGDRRASRLAYSKGMLEIRMPLPKHEKAKAIIGDLVKILLEETETDCENFASSTFKRKDIAQGIEPDDCFYIQNYAQMIGKDRVDLSLDPPPDLAIEVDVTSRTQLDAYQTLGVPELWRYEEGNLRIDVLADGKYVESQVSPTFPNFPVPVIVQFVEQSLSAGRSATLRAFRQWVREHLNGL; encoded by the coding sequence ATGGTTACTCTGCAACTCCGTCAAATTGACGTGCCACCCGGACATCGCGTTCTCTTTAAAGATGTCAGTTGGCAGGAGTTTGAAGAAATTCTAGAAGAACTGGGCGATCGCCGTGCCTCTCGACTGGCTTATAGCAAAGGGATGCTGGAGATTAGAATGCCATTACCTAAGCATGAAAAAGCCAAAGCCATCATTGGTGATTTGGTCAAAATTCTTTTAGAAGAAACAGAGACAGATTGCGAAAATTTTGCATCCAGTACGTTTAAGCGTAAAGACATAGCGCAAGGGATAGAGCCTGATGATTGTTTCTACATCCAAAATTATGCTCAAATGATTGGCAAAGATCGGGTTGATCTCAGCCTTGACCCGCCGCCAGATTTGGCAATCGAAGTAGATGTTACCTCTCGAACTCAATTAGATGCTTATCAAACCTTGGGCGTACCTGAACTATGGCGCTATGAAGAGGGGAATTTGCGGATCGATGTATTAGCCGATGGTAAATATGTGGAGTCTCAAGTTAGCCCCACGTTTCCAAATTTTCCTGTACCTGTAATTGTCCAATTTGTTGAGCAAAGTTTGAGTGCTGGCAGAAGCGCGACTCTAAGAGCTTTCCGCCAATGGGTTCGGGAGCACCTCAACGGTTTATAG
- a CDS encoding 1-acyl-sn-glycerol-3-phosphate acyltransferase: protein MPNPITQAQPPLEFIEPEFNPLVYKTTQLLQPAWVRWRAKIADVQVSNPEVLVDLYRQFQEGKIRFMMAFRHPSTNDPLCMNYLLSNYLGKVAKQKGIKLQHPIHAHFIYDRGIPLWAGKGVGWYYAQMGCTPIRRGRVDLVGLRSIRQLFTSGQFPMAAAPEGATNGHNEIMSPIEPGIAQFGFWCIEDLLKAGRPSRYLQSSAQQVMILPIGLQYHYLSTPWEAIANLLTQLEADSGLQPCGEADLKVEANGEGSNLSEPQQMVLYKRLIRLGEHLLPMVEKFYAKFYHQNLTLSAHSEPPQPILFSTNRNLAERLQVLMNAALNVAEQHFAIAPKGTITDRCRRLEQAGWDWIYRDDLKNVENLSPVEKGLADRIAEEASLRLWHMRLVESFVSVTGQYVIEKPTGDRFAEILLIFWDMVTRIKGEVPFPRPQLGVQGVKITIGQPLSVSDRWETYQVSRRQAVAGLTQDLQTALEAMIF, encoded by the coding sequence TTGCCCAATCCCATTACCCAAGCCCAGCCGCCTCTAGAGTTTATTGAGCCAGAGTTTAACCCCTTGGTCTATAAAACAACGCAGCTATTGCAGCCTGCTTGGGTGCGTTGGCGGGCAAAAATTGCTGATGTTCAGGTGAGCAATCCTGAAGTGTTGGTAGATCTATATCGCCAGTTCCAGGAGGGCAAGATTCGCTTCATGATGGCGTTTCGGCATCCCAGCACCAACGATCCGCTGTGTATGAATTACCTGCTGTCGAACTATTTGGGCAAAGTAGCAAAGCAAAAGGGCATAAAGCTACAGCATCCCATTCATGCTCACTTTATTTACGATCGCGGCATTCCGCTTTGGGCGGGCAAAGGGGTGGGTTGGTACTATGCCCAAATGGGCTGCACACCGATTCGGCGGGGCAGGGTAGATTTGGTGGGGCTGCGATCGATCCGGCAATTGTTTACATCAGGGCAGTTCCCGATGGCAGCGGCTCCTGAAGGCGCAACCAATGGTCACAACGAAATCATGAGTCCGATCGAACCGGGCATTGCCCAGTTTGGGTTTTGGTGCATTGAAGATTTGTTGAAGGCGGGGCGACCCTCGCGGTATCTGCAAAGCAGCGCGCAACAGGTGATGATTCTGCCGATTGGATTGCAGTATCACTATTTATCTACGCCGTGGGAAGCGATCGCCAATCTACTTACTCAACTTGAAGCCGACAGCGGTTTACAGCCTTGCGGCGAGGCTGATTTGAAGGTAGAGGCTAATGGGGAAGGGTCTAATTTGAGTGAGCCACAGCAAATGGTTCTTTACAAACGGCTGATCCGTTTGGGCGAACATTTGCTGCCCATGGTAGAAAAGTTTTACGCCAAGTTTTACCATCAAAATCTCACATTGTCTGCGCACAGTGAGCCACCGCAACCTATCCTATTTTCTACAAATCGAAACTTAGCTGAACGCCTCCAGGTTTTGATGAATGCAGCGCTGAACGTGGCAGAACAACACTTTGCGATCGCCCCCAAAGGCACCATTACCGATCGCTGTCGGCGGCTAGAGCAAGCGGGCTGGGATTGGATTTACCGAGATGACTTGAAGAACGTTGAGAACCTGTCGCCCGTCGAGAAGGGTCTGGCAGACCGAATTGCCGAAGAAGCTAGCTTGCGGCTGTGGCACATGCGGTTGGTCGAAAGCTTTGTCAGTGTGACAGGGCAGTACGTGATTGAGAAACCGACGGGCGATCGCTTTGCCGAGATCCTGCTGATTTTTTGGGATATGGTGACGCGCATTAAAGGCGAAGTGCCGTTTCCGCGTCCGCAGCTTGGGGTGCAAGGGGTGAAAATTACCATCGGTCAACCCCTTTCAGTCAGCGATCGCTGGGAGACTTACCAAGTCAGCCGTCGCCAAGCCGTAGCAGGATTAACCCAAGACTTGCAAACGGCTCTAGAAGCAATGATCTTCTAA
- a CDS encoding Uma2 family endonuclease gives MTIALSKRFTLEEYHQLTELGFFNENNRVELIRGEIIQMIAKGTPHSVCGTRLNREITKLIGDRATARTQEPLQLLPNSLPEPDYAIVQNREDDYLASHPAPEDVVLVIEISDSSLSYDQEIKLKLYAESGIQNYWIFNLRETILETYSDPYQNTQGGFGYRVKRILLPLDKIALPGFQDAVLNLAQVFPTELS, from the coding sequence ATGACGATCGCCCTTTCCAAGCGCTTCACTTTAGAGGAGTACCATCAGCTAACTGAACTGGGCTTTTTTAACGAAAATAACCGAGTAGAATTAATTCGCGGAGAAATTATTCAAATGATTGCCAAAGGCACGCCCCACTCGGTTTGTGGAACGCGCCTCAACCGCGAAATTACAAAGCTCATTGGCGATCGGGCTACCGCTAGAACGCAGGAACCTCTTCAACTTCTGCCCAATAGTCTGCCGGAACCGGATTATGCGATCGTGCAAAATCGAGAGGACGACTACCTAGCCTCTCATCCTGCACCCGAAGATGTGGTACTAGTCATTGAGATTTCGGATTCTTCATTAAGCTATGACCAGGAGATTAAGCTCAAACTTTATGCTGAAAGCGGCATCCAGAACTACTGGATCTTTAATCTCAGAGAAACTATTTTAGAAACCTATAGTGACCCCTATCAAAACACTCAAGGTGGTTTTGGATATCGTGTCAAACGGATTTTACTGCCGCTCGACAAAATCGCCCTGCCAGGGTTCCAAGATGCAGTGCTTAATCTGGCTCAGGTTTTCCCGACAGAGCTAAGTTGA